The Pseudomonas asiatica genome has a segment encoding these proteins:
- the dusB gene encoding tRNA dihydrouridine synthase DusB, with translation MSAVRIGPYTLRNNLILAPMAGVTDQPFRTLCQRLGAGMVVSEMVSSDMSLWNSRKSSLRRIHEGDPEPRSVQIAGGDAQMMAAAAKANVEAGAQIIDINMGCPAKKVCNKAAGSALLRDEALVSEILHAVVGAVDVPVTLKIRTGWDRANKNGLNVARIAEQAGIQALAVHGRTRADLYTGEAEYDTIAAIKQAVSIPVFANGDITSPEKARAVLDATGVDGLLIGRAAQGRPWIFREIEHYLRTGEHLPAPQLDEVERILLEHLAALHAFYGDVMGVRIARKHVGWYLATRPGGKEFRSRFNALEDTQAQCANVRAFFSERRQSLETEDGQGVAA, from the coding sequence ATGTCGGCGGTACGCATCGGCCCATACACACTACGTAACAACCTGATCCTCGCGCCCATGGCCGGGGTCACGGACCAGCCTTTCCGTACACTTTGCCAGCGCCTGGGCGCCGGCATGGTGGTGTCGGAAATGGTCTCCAGCGACATGAGCCTCTGGAACAGCCGCAAGTCGAGCCTGCGCCGCATCCATGAAGGTGATCCCGAACCACGCTCGGTACAGATCGCCGGTGGTGATGCGCAGATGATGGCAGCGGCGGCAAAGGCCAACGTCGAAGCTGGCGCCCAGATCATTGATATCAACATGGGCTGCCCGGCAAAAAAAGTCTGCAACAAAGCCGCAGGCTCTGCTTTATTGAGAGATGAAGCCTTGGTCAGCGAGATTCTCCACGCCGTGGTCGGCGCCGTGGACGTCCCGGTGACCCTGAAGATCCGCACCGGCTGGGACCGGGCGAACAAGAACGGCCTGAACGTGGCGAGGATCGCCGAGCAGGCCGGCATCCAGGCGCTGGCGGTGCATGGCCGCACACGCGCCGACCTGTACACCGGCGAAGCCGAATACGACACCATCGCTGCCATCAAGCAGGCGGTGTCGATCCCGGTTTTTGCCAACGGCGATATCACCTCGCCAGAAAAGGCCCGGGCGGTGCTGGACGCCACCGGGGTAGACGGCCTGTTGATCGGCCGGGCCGCCCAGGGGCGGCCATGGATCTTTCGCGAGATCGAGCATTACCTGCGCACTGGCGAACACCTGCCAGCGCCGCAGCTGGACGAAGTGGAACGCATCCTGCTGGAGCACCTGGCCGCGCTGCATGCCTTCTATGGCGATGTGATGGGCGTACGTATCGCCCGCAAGCACGTTGGCTGGTACCTGGCAACACGACCCGGCGGCAAGGAGTTTCGCTCCCGGTTCAACGCTTTGGAAGACACACAAGCGCAGTGCGCCAACGTTCGCGCGTTTTTCAGCGAACGTCGACAGAGCCTTGAGACAGAGGACGGACAAGGGGTGGCCGCATGA
- the fis gene encoding DNA-binding transcriptional regulator Fis has protein sequence MTMMTETFVSGTTPVSDNANLKQHLNTPSEEGQTLRDSVEKALHNYFAHLEGATVTDVYNLVLSEVEAPLLESVMNYVKGNQTKASEMLGLNRGTLRKKLKQYDLL, from the coding sequence ATGACGATGATGACCGAGACATTTGTGAGTGGAACAACGCCCGTGAGCGACAACGCCAACCTGAAACAGCACCTCAACACGCCGAGCGAAGAGGGCCAGACCCTTCGCGACAGCGTCGAGAAGGCGCTGCACAACTACTTCGCCCACCTGGAAGGCGCGACCGTGACGGACGTGTACAACCTGGTGCTCTCCGAAGTCGAGGCGCCCCTGCTCGAAAGCGTGATGAACTACGTGAAGGGCAACCAGACCAAGGCCAGCGAGATGCTCGGGCTGAACCGAGGCACCCTGCGCAAGAAGCTCAAGCAGTACGACTTGTTGTAA
- the purH gene encoding bifunctional phosphoribosylaminoimidazolecarboxamide formyltransferase/IMP cyclohydrolase translates to MTDQTTRLPVRRALISVSDKTGILEFARELQQLGVEILSTGGTYKLLKDNGVNAVEVADYTGFAEMMDGRVKTLHPKIHGGILGRRGTDDAIMNEHGIKPIDLVAVNLYPFEATISKPGCDLPTAIENIDIGGPTMVRSAAKNHKDVAIVVNASDYAGIVEGLKAGGLTYAQRFDLMLKAFEHTAAYDGMIANYMGTIDQAKETLSTEGRSEFPRTFNSQFVKAQEMRYGENPHQSAAFYVEAKKGEASVSTAIQLQGKELSFNNVADTDAALECVKSFVKPACVIVKHANPCGVAVVPEDEGGIRKAYDLAYATDTESAFGGIIAFNRELDGETAKAIVDRQFVEVIIAPKISQAARDVVAAKQNVRLLECGEWPAERAAGWDFKRVNGGLLVQSRDIGMITADDLKIVTKRAPTEQEIHDLVFAWKVAKFVKSNAIVYAKQRQTIGVGAGQMSRVNSARIAAIKAEHAGLQVQGAVMASDAFFPFRDGIDNAAKVGISAVIQPGGSMRDAEVIAAADEAGIAMVFTGMRHFRH, encoded by the coding sequence ATGACCGACCAGACTACCCGCCTGCCAGTCCGCCGCGCCCTGATCAGCGTCTCCGACAAGACCGGTATCCTCGAATTCGCCCGTGAGCTGCAGCAGCTCGGTGTCGAGATCCTGTCCACCGGCGGCACCTACAAGCTGCTCAAGGACAACGGCGTCAACGCGGTGGAAGTGGCCGACTACACCGGCTTCGCCGAAATGATGGATGGCCGGGTCAAGACCCTGCACCCGAAAATCCACGGTGGCATCCTCGGCCGTCGCGGCACCGACGACGCCATCATGAACGAGCACGGCATCAAGCCGATCGACCTGGTAGCAGTCAACCTGTACCCGTTCGAAGCCACCATTTCCAAGCCTGGCTGTGATCTGCCGACCGCCATCGAGAACATCGACATCGGCGGCCCGACCATGGTCCGTTCGGCTGCCAAGAATCACAAGGACGTGGCCATCGTGGTCAACGCCAGCGACTACGCCGGCATCGTCGAAGGCCTCAAGGCCGGTGGCCTGACCTACGCCCAGCGCTTCGACCTGATGCTCAAGGCGTTCGAACACACCGCCGCCTACGACGGCATGATCGCCAACTACATGGGCACCATCGACCAGGCCAAAGAGACCCTGAGCACTGAAGGCCGCAGCGAATTCCCGCGCACCTTCAACAGCCAGTTCGTCAAGGCCCAGGAAATGCGCTACGGCGAGAACCCGCACCAGAGCGCGGCGTTCTACGTGGAAGCGAAAAAAGGCGAAGCCAGCGTTTCCACCGCCATCCAGCTGCAGGGCAAGGAACTGTCGTTCAACAACGTGGCCGACACCGACGCCGCACTGGAGTGCGTGAAGAGCTTCGTCAAGCCGGCCTGCGTCATCGTCAAGCACGCCAACCCATGCGGCGTGGCCGTGGTACCTGAAGACGAAGGCGGCATCCGCAAGGCCTACGACCTGGCCTATGCCACCGACACCGAGTCGGCGTTCGGCGGCATCATCGCCTTCAACCGCGAGCTGGACGGCGAAACCGCCAAGGCCATCGTCGACCGCCAGTTCGTCGAAGTGATCATCGCGCCGAAAATCTCCCAGGCTGCCCGCGACGTGGTTGCCGCCAAGCAGAACGTACGCCTGCTGGAATGCGGCGAGTGGCCAGCCGAGCGCGCTGCCGGTTGGGACTTCAAGCGCGTCAACGGTGGCCTGCTGGTGCAGAGCCGCGATATCGGCATGATCACTGCCGATGACCTGAAGATCGTCACCAAGCGCGCGCCGACCGAGCAAGAGATCCACGACCTGGTGTTCGCCTGGAAAGTGGCCAAGTTCGTCAAGTCCAACGCCATTGTCTACGCCAAGCAGCGCCAGACCATCGGCGTCGGCGCCGGCCAGATGAGCCGCGTCAACTCCGCGCGCATTGCTGCAATCAAGGCCGAGCATGCCGGCCTGCAGGTGCAGGGCGCAGTCATGGCGTCGGACGCGTTCTTCCCGTTCCGTGACGGCATCGACAATGCGGCTAAAGTGGGTATCAGCGCCGTGATCCAGCCGGGTGGTTCGATGCGTGATGCCGAGGTGATTGCTGCCGCTGACGAAGCCGGCATCGCCATGGTCTTCACCGGTATGCGCCACTTCCGCCACTAA
- the purD gene encoding phosphoribosylamine--glycine ligase, with amino-acid sequence MKVLIIGSGGREHALAWKVAQDPRVEKVFVAPGNAGTAIEAKCENVAIDVCALEQLADFAEKNVDLTIVGPEAPLVIGVVDLFRSRGLDCFGPTKGAAQLEGSKAFTKDFLARHKIPTADYQNFTEIEPALAYLQEKGAPIVIKADGLAAGKGVIVAMTLEEAEAAVRDMLAGNAFGDAGSRVVIEEFLDGEEASFIVMVDGQNVLPMATSQDHKRVGDQDTGPNTGGMGAYSPAPVVTAEVHQRVMDQVIWPTVRGMAEEGNVYTGFLYAGLMIDKAGNPKVIEFNCRFGDPETQPVMLRLESSLVLLVEAAFAKALDKVEAQWDPRPSLGVVLAAGGYPGDYAKGDVINGLDAAAKIEGKVFHAGTALKDGKVTTNGGRVLCATAMGSTVADAQQQAYRLAKEVSWNGSFYRTDIGYRAIARECGEHQQ; translated from the coding sequence ATGAAAGTTTTGATCATCGGCAGCGGCGGCCGTGAGCACGCCCTGGCCTGGAAAGTCGCCCAGGACCCACGCGTGGAGAAAGTCTTCGTTGCCCCGGGCAACGCCGGCACCGCCATTGAAGCCAAGTGCGAGAACGTCGCCATCGACGTGTGCGCCCTGGAGCAACTGGCTGACTTCGCCGAGAAGAACGTCGACCTGACCATCGTCGGCCCGGAAGCACCGCTGGTCATCGGCGTGGTCGACCTGTTCCGCAGCCGCGGCCTGGACTGCTTCGGTCCGACCAAGGGCGCAGCCCAGCTGGAAGGCTCCAAGGCCTTCACCAAGGACTTCCTGGCGCGTCACAAGATCCCGACCGCCGACTACCAGAACTTCACCGAAATCGAACCGGCGCTGGCCTACCTGCAGGAAAAAGGCGCGCCGATCGTGATCAAGGCCGACGGCCTGGCCGCGGGCAAGGGCGTGATCGTCGCCATGACCCTGGAAGAAGCCGAAGCCGCCGTGCGTGACATGCTGGCCGGCAACGCCTTCGGCGATGCGGGCTCCCGCGTGGTGATCGAGGAGTTCCTCGACGGCGAGGAAGCCAGCTTCATCGTCATGGTCGACGGCCAGAACGTGCTGCCCATGGCCACCAGCCAGGACCACAAGCGCGTCGGCGACCAGGACACCGGCCCGAACACCGGCGGCATGGGTGCCTACTCCCCTGCCCCGGTGGTCACCGCCGAAGTGCACCAGCGCGTGATGGACCAGGTGATCTGGCCGACCGTGCGCGGCATGGCCGAGGAAGGCAACGTCTACACCGGCTTCCTCTACGCCGGCCTGATGATCGACAAGGCGGGCAACCCCAAGGTCATCGAGTTCAACTGCCGCTTCGGCGACCCTGAGACCCAGCCAGTCATGCTGCGCCTGGAGTCGAGCCTGGTGCTGCTGGTCGAGGCCGCATTCGCCAAGGCGCTGGACAAGGTCGAAGCACAGTGGGACCCGCGCCCGAGCCTGGGCGTGGTACTGGCTGCCGGCGGCTACCCGGGCGACTACGCCAAGGGTGACGTGATCAATGGACTGGACGCTGCCGCGAAGATCGAAGGCAAGGTGTTCCACGCCGGTACTGCGCTCAAGGATGGCAAGGTGACCACCAACGGCGGCCGCGTGCTGTGTGCCACCGCCATGGGCAGCACCGTTGCCGACGCGCAGCAGCAGGCTTACCGCCTGGCCAAGGAAGTAAGCTGGAACGGCAGCTTCTACCGCACCGACATCGGCTACCGGGCCATCGCCCGCGAGTGCGGTGAGCACCAGCAGTAA
- a CDS encoding hybrid sensor histidine kinase/response regulator, translating into MRRLRIASALIVSLLTLLCMFPAAAEHDGGWAVLLDEQANLQLSDVRSERYRNQFSPLVLADLDAAPAEQALWLHYRLEPGEQEQLLRVFAPDLSGLDLYALEGDQLLRQLHHGRQAGNASPTLRGSDHVLPLPNSKQPLDIYLRLVSEHQLRPAISLEPAAVAASDQRQPLLFGMLFGGLVMLIMHNLIRFLYSRSSTTLILALYHGLMLLSGLILLNLSGPWWHVWHSAQTPAAYLTLVLAGLAGLCFTQHFFSPCNSPRLNRLLQGEMLVVGLSGLVLLFVDTLPLNLMTYALMALGSVSMLLVSSYHWYKGYAPARLFSLAMVVFNLGGLVLLPALLGLTRTSTPWLLCILLGLTVASGLLLNLAVSERLRRMSEERFSASRALAASDAEINAKAEFLAKISHEIRTPMNGVLGMTELLLGTPLSVKQRDYVQTIHSAGNELLTLINEILDISKLESRQIELDDVQFDLNALIEDCLNIFRAKAEQQNIELISFTQPQVPRVISGDPTRLRQALSSLLENALKNTDQGEILLVVALDQRGEVPRLRIAVQDSGEPLPAADREALLQAELHSHHFLSSNKLGGHLGLVIAKQLIGLMQGEFGIKSSTGMGNTLWLTLPLDPSRLEQPPADLDSPLRDARVLVVDDNDTCRKVLVQQCSAWGMNVSAVPSGKEALALLRTKAHLRDYFDAVLLDQNMPGMTGMQLAAKIKEDPSLNHDILVVMLTGISNAPSKVIARNAGVKRILAKPVAGYTLKTTLAEELAQRGREQAIPASLPGIPQALDLPGDFRVLVAEDNSISTKVIRGMLGKLNLEPDTASNGEEALQAMKAQRYDLVLMDCEMPILDGFSATQQLRAWEAANQRQRTPVVALTAHILAEHKERARLAGMDGHMAKPVELSQLRELIQYWANHREAKVDPVHSS; encoded by the coding sequence GTGCGTCGGCTTCGGATTGCCTCAGCTCTGATCGTCAGCTTGCTGACCTTGCTCTGCATGTTCCCGGCTGCGGCCGAACATGACGGAGGCTGGGCCGTTCTGCTCGACGAACAGGCCAACCTGCAACTGAGCGACGTGCGCTCCGAGCGTTACCGCAACCAGTTCAGCCCGCTGGTACTCGCCGACCTGGATGCCGCCCCCGCGGAACAGGCCCTGTGGCTGCACTACCGCCTGGAGCCCGGCGAGCAGGAACAACTGCTGCGGGTTTTCGCCCCAGACCTTTCTGGCCTGGACCTCTACGCCCTCGAGGGCGACCAGCTTCTGCGTCAGCTGCACCACGGGCGCCAGGCCGGCAATGCCAGCCCGACCCTGCGTGGCAGCGACCATGTACTGCCCCTGCCCAACAGCAAGCAACCCCTGGATATCTACCTGCGCCTGGTTTCCGAGCACCAGCTGCGCCCGGCCATCAGCCTGGAGCCTGCGGCCGTGGCAGCCTCCGACCAGCGCCAGCCACTGCTGTTCGGCATGCTGTTCGGCGGCCTGGTGATGCTGATCATGCACAACCTGATCCGCTTCCTCTACAGCCGCTCCAGCACCACCCTGATCCTGGCGCTGTACCACGGCCTGATGCTGCTCAGCGGCCTGATCCTGCTGAACCTCAGCGGCCCCTGGTGGCACGTGTGGCACAGCGCGCAGACGCCCGCCGCATACCTGACGCTGGTCCTGGCCGGCCTGGCCGGGCTGTGTTTCACCCAGCATTTCTTCTCGCCATGCAACTCGCCACGGCTCAACCGCCTGCTGCAGGGCGAGATGCTGGTGGTCGGGTTGAGCGGGTTGGTGCTGCTGTTCGTCGACACCCTGCCCCTGAACCTGATGACCTACGCCCTGATGGCCCTGGGCAGCGTGAGCATGCTGCTGGTCAGCAGCTACCACTGGTACAAGGGCTATGCCCCCGCACGCCTGTTCAGCCTGGCCATGGTGGTGTTCAACCTCGGTGGGCTGGTGCTGCTGCCAGCGCTGCTGGGCCTGACCCGTACTTCGACGCCCTGGCTGCTGTGCATCCTGCTGGGGCTGACCGTGGCCAGCGGCCTGCTGCTCAACCTGGCAGTCAGCGAACGCCTGCGGCGCATGAGTGAAGAGCGCTTCAGCGCCAGCCGCGCCCTGGCTGCCAGCGATGCCGAAATCAACGCCAAGGCCGAGTTCCTGGCCAAGATCAGCCACGAAATCCGCACCCCCATGAACGGTGTGCTGGGCATGACCGAGCTGCTGCTGGGCACGCCGCTGTCGGTCAAGCAGCGCGACTACGTGCAGACCATTCACAGCGCCGGCAACGAACTGCTCACGCTGATCAACGAGATTCTCGACATTTCCAAGCTGGAATCCCGGCAGATCGAACTCGATGACGTGCAGTTCGACCTCAACGCGCTGATCGAAGATTGCCTGAACATCTTCCGTGCCAAGGCCGAACAGCAGAACATCGAACTGATCAGCTTCACCCAGCCGCAGGTACCACGGGTGATCAGCGGCGACCCGACGCGCCTGCGCCAGGCCTTGTCGAGCCTGCTGGAGAATGCCCTGAAAAACACCGACCAGGGCGAGATCCTGCTGGTAGTGGCGCTGGACCAGCGCGGCGAGGTACCGCGCCTGCGCATCGCCGTGCAGGACAGCGGCGAACCGTTGCCCGCCGCTGACCGCGAAGCCCTGCTGCAGGCCGAGTTGCACAGCCACCACTTCCTGTCCAGCAACAAGCTGGGCGGCCACCTGGGGCTGGTCATCGCCAAGCAGCTGATCGGCCTGATGCAGGGTGAGTTCGGCATCAAGAGCAGCACCGGCATGGGCAACACCCTGTGGCTGACGCTGCCGCTGGACCCTTCGCGCCTGGAACAGCCACCGGCCGACCTGGACAGCCCGCTGCGCGATGCTCGCGTACTGGTGGTGGACGACAACGACACCTGCCGCAAGGTGCTGGTACAGCAGTGCAGTGCCTGGGGCATGAACGTCAGCGCGGTCCCGTCGGGCAAGGAAGCGCTGGCCCTGCTGCGCACCAAGGCCCACCTGCGCGACTACTTCGATGCCGTGCTGCTGGACCAGAACATGCCAGGCATGACCGGCATGCAGCTGGCCGCCAAGATCAAGGAAGACCCGAGCCTGAACCACGACATCCTGGTGGTGATGCTCACGGGCATCAGCAACGCGCCGAGCAAGGTCATTGCGCGCAACGCCGGGGTCAAGCGGATCCTCGCCAAGCCGGTGGCCGGCTACACGCTGAAAACCACCCTGGCCGAAGAACTGGCCCAGCGCGGCCGCGAGCAAGCCATACCAGCCAGTTTGCCCGGCATCCCCCAGGCACTGGACCTGCCCGGCGATTTCCGCGTGCTGGTCGCCGAGGACAACAGCATCTCGACCAAGGTGATCCGCGGCATGCTCGGCAAGCTCAACCTCGAGCCCGACACCGCCAGCAATGGCGAAGAGGCCTTGCAGGCGATGAAGGCGCAGCGCTATGACCTGGTGCTGATGGACTGCGAAATGCCGATACTGGACGGCTTCTCGGCCACCCAGCAGCTGCGCGCCTGGGAAGCGGCCAACCAGCGCCAGCGCACCCCGGTGGTGGCGCTGACCGCGCACATACTTGCCGAACACAAGGAACGCGCCCGCCTGGCGGGCATGGACGGGCACATGGCCAAACCGGTGGAACTGTCGCAGTTGCGAGAGCTGATCCAGTACTGGGCCAATCACCGGGAAGCCAAGGTGGATCCGGTGCATAGTTCCTGA
- a CDS encoding MarC family protein, which produces MLHELFSVYLKMLVLYSPFFVLSCFISLTRGHSSKERKQLAWKVAIAALIASVLLYLFGRAIFGIFGITADAFRIGAGSVLFISALGMAQGKSAVQADNVQQDVTIVPLTIPLTVGPGTIGALLVMGVGHPHWDDKLLAIISIALASFTVGLVLYLSHRIERILGDQGLQIVSRLMGLFVCALAAQIIFTGIKGYLAP; this is translated from the coding sequence ATGCTCCATGAGTTGTTCAGCGTCTACCTGAAAATGCTCGTGCTCTACAGCCCGTTCTTCGTGCTGTCGTGCTTCATCAGCCTGACCCGCGGACACTCCAGCAAGGAGCGCAAGCAGCTGGCCTGGAAGGTGGCCATCGCCGCGCTGATCGCCAGTGTCCTGCTGTACCTGTTCGGGCGGGCGATCTTCGGCATCTTCGGCATCACCGCCGACGCCTTCCGCATCGGCGCCGGCAGCGTGCTGTTCATCTCGGCACTGGGCATGGCCCAAGGCAAGTCCGCGGTACAGGCCGACAACGTGCAGCAGGATGTCACCATCGTGCCGCTGACCATCCCGCTCACCGTCGGCCCCGGCACCATCGGTGCACTGCTGGTGATGGGCGTCGGCCACCCGCACTGGGACGACAAGCTGTTGGCCATCATCAGCATCGCCCTGGCCAGCTTTACCGTCGGCCTGGTGCTGTACCTGTCACACCGTATCGAGCGCATCCTCGGTGACCAGGGCCTGCAGATCGTCAGCCGGCTGATGGGGCTGTTCGTCTGCGCCCTGGCTGCACAAATCATCTTTACCGGTATCAAAGGCTACCTGGCGCCCTGA
- the cobJ gene encoding precorrin-3B C(17)-methyltransferase — MHQAPAIVILGQGSLATAQRIQQRYPQASIHGLEGRVEGADLCYTAFGDTLRGLYQQNTPIIALCAAGIVIRSLASLLSEKGVEPPVLAVAEDGSAVVPLLGGLGGVNVMAREIAEALGVAAAITTSGELRFGTCLLNPPQGYALADIEQGKRFVSDLLAGEAVRIEGDAPWLQQAQLPASEAARRTIHVGHQARPASRDELLIHPRSVVVGVAGGSLASIRAALQQAGIAEPAVACLLADEQAMADNALHEAAQALGIALRFAARTHDLAGMVAAALPAAQLIEVADVVIAVAPAPVEVAQIGRRRGRLAVIGLGPGAAELMVPAVKAELARAEDVLGYETYVRMAGPFRDDQVLHCTDNREEMQRARHAFELAAQGRSVVVVSSGDPGVFAMAAAVLEALHESTDPAWHRVDLEILPGVSASLATAAQAGAPLGHDFCVMSLSDNLKPWSIIEKRLDLAAQADLVLAFYNPISKARPHQLGVALEVVRRHREGNTPVVLGRDIGRPGQTLKVVTLAELLPEMVDMRTMVLVGSSTTCVFPRLSGGVWAYTPRWYPSAD, encoded by the coding sequence ATGCACCAGGCACCGGCGATCGTCATCCTTGGCCAGGGCAGCCTGGCCACGGCGCAGCGTATCCAGCAGCGTTATCCACAAGCATCGATCCATGGCCTGGAAGGCCGGGTCGAGGGTGCCGACCTTTGCTACACCGCGTTCGGCGATACCCTGCGTGGGCTGTACCAGCAGAACACGCCGATCATCGCCCTGTGCGCGGCGGGTATCGTCATCCGCAGCCTGGCCAGCCTGCTCAGCGAGAAAGGTGTCGAGCCACCGGTACTGGCCGTGGCCGAAGACGGCAGTGCCGTAGTGCCGTTGCTTGGTGGCCTTGGCGGTGTGAACGTGATGGCGCGCGAAATCGCTGAAGCACTGGGCGTTGCTGCGGCCATCACCACCAGTGGCGAGCTGCGTTTCGGCACCTGTCTGCTGAACCCGCCACAGGGCTATGCGCTGGCGGATATCGAGCAAGGCAAGCGCTTTGTCTCCGACCTGCTGGCTGGCGAGGCGGTGCGCATCGAAGGTGACGCGCCGTGGCTGCAACAGGCACAGTTGCCTGCCAGCGAGGCGGCTCGGCGTACCATCCATGTGGGGCACCAGGCCCGCCCGGCCAGCCGCGACGAGCTGCTGATCCACCCGCGTTCGGTGGTAGTGGGTGTTGCTGGCGGCAGCCTGGCCAGTATCCGTGCGGCATTGCAGCAGGCCGGCATCGCCGAGCCTGCAGTGGCCTGCCTGCTGGCCGACGAGCAAGCCATGGCCGACAATGCCCTGCACGAGGCCGCACAGGCCCTGGGGATTGCCTTGCGCTTTGCTGCCAGGACGCATGATCTGGCCGGGATGGTTGCTGCGGCATTGCCTGCTGCGCAGCTGATCGAGGTGGCAGACGTGGTCATCGCGGTGGCGCCTGCCCCGGTCGAGGTGGCGCAGATCGGTCGTCGTCGGGGTCGTCTGGCGGTCATCGGCCTGGGGCCGGGTGCAGCCGAGCTGATGGTGCCGGCGGTCAAGGCCGAGCTTGCGCGGGCCGAAGATGTGCTCGGTTACGAAACCTACGTGCGCATGGCCGGCCCGTTCCGTGACGACCAAGTGCTGCACTGCACCGACAACCGTGAAGAGATGCAGCGTGCCCGGCATGCTTTCGAACTGGCAGCCCAGGGCCGTTCGGTTGTGGTGGTGTCGTCGGGCGACCCGGGTGTGTTCGCCATGGCAGCTGCGGTACTTGAAGCGTTGCACGAGTCCACTGACCCGGCCTGGCACCGGGTGGATCTCGAGATCCTGCCGGGGGTGTCGGCCTCGCTCGCGACCGCCGCCCAGGCGGGCGCGCCGCTGGGGCATGACTTCTGCGTGATGTCGCTGTCGGACAACCTCAAGCCGTGGTCGATCATTGAAAAGCGCTTGGACCTGGCGGCCCAGGCCGACCTGGTGCTGGCGTTCTACAACCCGATTTCCAAGGCAAGGCCGCACCAGCTCGGGGTAGCGCTGGAGGTCGTGCGTCGGCACCGCGAGGGGAACACGCCTGTAGTCCTTGGCCGTGACATCGGTAGGCCGGGGCAGACGCTGAAGGTCGTCACATTGGCCGAGCTGCTGCCGGAAATGGTCGACATGCGCACCATGGTGCTGGTCGGCTCATCTACAACCTGCGTGTTTCCTCGCCTCTCGGGTGGGGTGTGGGCCTACACGCCGCGTTGGTACCCGTCGGCCGACTAG